One Microplitis mediator isolate UGA2020A chromosome 3, iyMicMedi2.1, whole genome shotgun sequence DNA segment encodes these proteins:
- the LOC130665445 gene encoding venom carboxylesterase-6-like — translation MIKYIFVCLIAGVLAGDESSVKLSLGKIRGYYKKSFNGRLYRAFEGVPYARPPVGELRFREPQPAGPWPGVLTARRTEGGCLEYQHLLGSADDQVQGTEDCLYLNIYAPVDVEELLPVIFYIHGGAFQFGSGNVHSPHYLMDRDVVYVNVNYRLGPFGFLSTEDNVVPGNMGLKDQSLALKWVKNHIEAFGGDPNRITLAGMSAGGTSVHYHYLSPMSRGLFHAGMSFSGTALNCWSQTENSLEKSKKLSDILGCPTTNTTVMIECLRTRPGKSISQATGQFQPWLYSPYTPFGPVVERQSANPFIDRPPAEIIASGGAADVPWMTTLTSEEGLYPAAEFVDSEELMEELDKNWDKILPHLLDYNYTIPASRHGEVSRKIRSHYLGRKKLNKVSVLPLIHMVGDRLFAIGGEKAARMMAKANKSPVLFYLYSYRAPDSLSDLFIPSKPDLGVSHADDVFLVLRYSNAPEVTDETAIAMQRILMDIWVSFAADKTTDKQIQWDKVDPASKSLNYLHIYSPSDIQMEMHSNMADKYFWKTINFNENVIYDQTNSRDEL, via the exons atgattaaatatatctttGTTTGTTTAATTGCCGGGGTTTTGGCGGGCGATGAGAGTTCGGTGAAATTGTCTTTGGGAAAAATTAGAGGGTATTATAAAAAGTCTTTTAATGGGCGGCTGTATCGCGCGTTTGAGGGGGTTCCGTATGCGAGGCCCCCGGTGGGGGAGCTGAGGTTCCGGGAGCCCCAGCCTGCGGGCCCCTGGCCGGGAGTTTTGACCGCGAGGAGAACCGAGGGGGGCTGCCTTGAGTATCAGCACTTGCTGGGGTCTGCTGACGACCAGGTACAGGGGACTGAAGACTGTCTGTACTTGAATATTTATGCGCCTGTTGATGTTGAGGAGTTGCTGCccgttattttttatatccaCGGAGGAGCTTTTCAGTTTGGCAGCGGGAACGTCCATAGCCCTCATTATTTGATGGACCGGGATGTTGTTTATGTTAATGTAAATTATCGGCTTGGGCCTTTTG gTTTTTTGAGTACCGAAGATAATGTAGTGCCAGGTAACATGGGTCTAAAAGATCAGAGTTTAGCCCTAAAGTGGGtaaaaaatcacatagaaGCATTTGGTGGTGACCCGAACAGAATAACTCTCGCAGGAATGAGTGCCGGTGGCACTAGTGTTCATTATCACTACTTATCACCTATGAGCCGCGGACTATTTCATG CGGGGATGTCATTTAGTGGCACAGCCTTGAACTGTTGGAGCCAAACTGAAAATTCtttagaaaaatcaaaaaaactatCGGATATTCTTGGATGCCCAACGACAAATACCACAGTAATGATTGAATGTTTGAGAACAAGACCAGGTAAAAGTATTTCCCAAGCTACCGGGCAATTCCAGCCGTGGCTTTACAGTCCCTACACTCCATTTGGGCCAGTTGTCGAGCGGCAATCCGCGAATCCATTTATCGACCGTCCCCCGGCTGAAATAATCGCCAGTGGAGGAGCCGCAGATGTTCCCTGGATGACGACTCTGACCAGTGAGGAAGGACTCTACCCTGCGGCAG AATTTGTCGACAGCGAGGAACTGATGGAGGAGTTGGATAAAAATTGGGATAAAATACTCCCACATTTGCTGGACTATAATTACACGATCCCGGCATCTAGACACGGAGAAGTATCTAGAAAAATTCGTAGCCACTACTTGGGAAGAAAGAAATTGAATAAAGTGAGCGTTTTGCCTCTGATCCACATGGTCGGCGACCGGCTGTTTGCGATTGGCGGTGAAAAAGCCGCCAGAATGATGGCTAAGGCTAACAAGAGTCCAGTTTTGTTTTATCTGTACTCTTACCGCGCGCCCGACAGTTTGTCGGATTTATTTATTCCATCGAAACCGGATTTGGGAGTCAGTCACGCGGATGACGTGTTCCTGGTACTAAGATATTCTAATGCTCCAGAAGTTACCGACGAGACTGCCATTGCCATGCAACGGATTCTGATGGACATTTGGGTGTCTTTCGCAGCCGATAA GACGACCGACAAACAGATTCAATGGGATAAAGTTGATCCAGCCTCAAAGTCGCTTAATTATCTTCATATTTATAGTCCGAGTGACATTCAAATGGAGATGCATTCAAATATGGCGgacaaatatttttggaagactattaattttaatgaaaatgttatttatgaTCAAACAAATTCTAGAGATGAATTGTAA